A DNA window from Agarivorans sp. TSD2052 contains the following coding sequences:
- a CDS encoding 23S rRNA (adenine(2030)-N(6))-methyltransferase RlmJ, with protein sequence MLSYRHSYHAGNFADVLKHLVQQRILTHLTQKDKPLCYIDTHAGAGAYSLNSPEAKKKSEYENGIGKLWDAEDLPQLLKNYLKLVNQLHPEKTRQYYPGSPWIAKMMLRRDDRLFLHELHPSEQAPLSSLFQRDRRCKIRQENGHQSCVALMPPKERRGLVLIDPSYEVKDEYRTVVSTLVESHKRFASGTYALWYPVVERFRIDKLEKALIRSGMTNIQLFELGIQHDSDEFGMTASGMIVINPPWTLMKEMQEVLPYLAETLGENGEGNWRAEVLVEE encoded by the coding sequence TTGTTAAGCTATCGCCACTCTTATCACGCGGGTAATTTTGCCGACGTACTAAAGCATTTAGTACAACAGCGAATTCTTACTCATCTCACTCAAAAAGATAAACCTCTTTGTTATATCGATACTCACGCTGGCGCCGGTGCGTATAGCTTAAATAGCCCTGAAGCTAAGAAAAAGAGTGAGTATGAAAACGGCATTGGCAAACTGTGGGACGCTGAAGATTTACCGCAGTTGCTAAAAAACTATTTAAAACTGGTGAACCAACTGCACCCAGAAAAAACCCGCCAGTATTACCCGGGCTCACCGTGGATCGCTAAAATGATGCTGCGCCGTGATGACCGACTGTTTTTGCACGAGTTACACCCTAGTGAGCAAGCGCCTTTAAGTAGTTTGTTTCAACGCGATCGTCGCTGTAAAATTCGCCAAGAAAACGGCCACCAAAGCTGTGTGGCACTAATGCCCCCTAAAGAACGTCGAGGCTTAGTATTAATTGATCCGTCCTATGAAGTGAAAGACGAGTATCGCACCGTGGTAAGCACTTTAGTTGAGTCTCACAAACGCTTTGCTTCTGGTACTTATGCCTTGTGGTACCCGGTCGTTGAACGCTTTCGTATCGATAAGCTCGAAAAAGCCTTAATCCGTAGCGGCATGACCAATATTCAACTGTTTGAATTAGGTATTCAGCACGACAGCGATGAGTTTGGTATGACTGCCAGTGGCATGATTGTTATCAACCCACCGTGGACCTTGATGAAAGAAATGCAAGAGGTGTTACCTTACTTAGCCGAAACCTTAGGTGAAAACGGCGAAGGCAATTGGCGCGCCGAAGTGCTAGTAGAAGAATAA
- the thiB gene encoding thiamine ABC transporter substrate binding subunit yields MKKLLWLACCALSVVGFNSQAKTELSVYTYQSFVSDWGPGPALTKAFERQCDCTISWVGLDDGVAILNRLKLEGKRNKADIILGLDTNLIPEANAIDSVQAHQLTLPPLAIDWQDNNFVPFDYGYFAFVYNTEKLAKAPSSMQELINDFDGTILYQDPRTSTPGQGLMLWIKALYGDQATQAWDKLKTKTVTVTKGWSEAYGMFLKGEADLVLSYTTSPAYHMVAEQENRYQAAEFSEGHMSQVEVAAISSTSQNVELSQQFLQFLLGEEAQQIIATSNWMLPVNPKAELPEAFSSLIMPKPLSIDNQTVSKQRQQWTKEWRNAVSQ; encoded by the coding sequence ATGAAAAAACTGCTATGGCTAGCATGCTGTGCATTGAGTGTAGTAGGCTTTAATAGCCAAGCTAAAACCGAACTATCCGTATATACCTACCAAAGTTTTGTTTCTGATTGGGGACCTGGACCAGCACTAACTAAAGCCTTTGAACGCCAATGTGACTGCACGATTTCGTGGGTAGGTTTAGATGATGGTGTGGCTATTTTAAATCGCTTGAAACTAGAAGGTAAGCGCAACAAAGCCGACATTATTCTAGGCTTAGACACCAACTTAATCCCTGAAGCCAACGCTATTGATTCGGTACAAGCCCATCAATTAACACTGCCCCCGCTTGCCATTGACTGGCAAGATAATAACTTTGTGCCGTTTGACTATGGCTACTTCGCCTTTGTCTACAATACTGAAAAATTAGCCAAAGCCCCAAGCTCTATGCAAGAGCTAATTAACGACTTTGACGGCACCATTTTGTATCAGGATCCACGAACTAGCACACCAGGTCAGGGCTTGATGTTGTGGATTAAAGCCTTATACGGTGACCAAGCAACTCAAGCGTGGGACAAGCTCAAAACCAAAACAGTGACAGTGACTAAAGGCTGGAGCGAAGCTTACGGCATGTTCTTAAAGGGTGAAGCAGATTTAGTACTAAGCTACACCACCTCCCCTGCCTATCACATGGTCGCAGAGCAAGAAAATCGCTACCAAGCAGCTGAGTTCAGCGAAGGGCATATGAGCCAAGTAGAAGTAGCGGCTATTAGCTCAACCAGTCAAAATGTTGAATTATCTCAGCAATTTTTACAGTTTTTGCTTGGTGAAGAAGCACAACAAATCATCGCCACCAGCAATTGGATGCTACCGGTTAATCCAAAGGCAGAGTTGCCTGAAGCATTTTCAAGCTTGATAATGCCAAAGCCTCTTAGTATCGACAATCAAACAGTCAGTAAACAACGTCAGCAATGGACCAAAGAGTGGCGGAACGCAGTAAGCCAATAA
- a CDS encoding DUF1800 domain-containing protein, translated as MRSIVGITLLLSLLACGGGSESVSDEPQNPNVDIELSQTARKGQPVTLKAKASGVGTISKVEWRQVAGPSISFNQSDSLELEITPASNNALDADTYTFEVAITNEQDNVTRQQLSFEVKQAMSSAQAARLLHQATLGPKGIEIEQAIGISEQEWLDEQMQLPITFHSPLVKNYPDREEPNQINRVDAWWKASLNAPDQLRQRVAFALSEILVVSDSNNALRGEPEGMAHYQDILLEHAFGNYRELLEEVTLSPVMGTYLSHLGNEKADEELNIRPDENYAREVMQLFTIGLAELNLDGSPKRDGEGNTIATYGQPQIEGFARVFTGWTFGASARWNRPSRNYTIPMEAYPDYHSQKDKTLLSGEVIAGGQSPEDDMQAALDNLFNHPNVGPFIGKQLIQRLITSNPTPQYVARVASVFNNNGHGVRGDLAAVVRAILLDDEARQNSGVISYYGKVREPLLRTVQFWRELDAASPSGWYFTWSLNDSHGQSPLGSPSVFNFFRPDYQPADLLDLDIVAPELQIANDAALIGQFNNQYGNFLWNIKEEVSDPSDNRILLSMQAHANILELQGLEALLDYYNTVFYSGAMSTSQRQTLREVQDIWSSWGINHQVAFLLFTVSVSPDYVIQL; from the coding sequence ATGCGAAGTATTGTTGGTATCACCTTGCTTTTATCATTGTTAGCTTGTGGTGGTGGCTCGGAATCAGTCTCGGACGAACCTCAAAACCCTAATGTGGATATTGAGTTGAGCCAAACTGCCCGTAAGGGCCAGCCCGTAACATTAAAAGCAAAAGCTTCTGGTGTGGGTACTATTAGTAAAGTGGAGTGGCGCCAAGTTGCAGGGCCAAGTATCAGCTTTAATCAAAGCGATAGCCTAGAGTTGGAAATAACCCCCGCCAGTAATAACGCTCTGGATGCTGATACCTATACCTTTGAAGTAGCCATTACTAATGAGCAAGACAACGTTACTCGCCAGCAATTGAGCTTTGAAGTGAAACAAGCAATGAGCTCAGCCCAAGCAGCCCGCTTGCTGCATCAAGCTACGCTAGGCCCTAAAGGCATTGAGATAGAACAAGCAATCGGTATTAGTGAGCAAGAATGGTTAGACGAGCAAATGCAATTGCCGATTACTTTTCATTCGCCGTTGGTAAAAAACTACCCCGATAGAGAGGAGCCTAATCAAATCAATCGAGTGGACGCTTGGTGGAAGGCATCACTCAATGCGCCTGATCAGTTGCGTCAACGGGTGGCTTTTGCCTTAAGCGAAATTTTGGTGGTATCAGATAGTAATAATGCGTTGCGTGGTGAACCAGAAGGTATGGCTCATTACCAAGATATTTTACTCGAGCACGCTTTTGGTAACTACCGAGAGTTACTAGAAGAAGTCACCTTATCGCCAGTCATGGGGACTTACTTAAGTCACTTAGGCAACGAAAAAGCCGATGAAGAGTTAAACATTCGCCCTGATGAAAACTACGCGCGTGAAGTGATGCAGTTATTCACTATTGGTTTAGCGGAATTAAATCTTGATGGCAGCCCCAAGCGCGATGGCGAAGGCAATACGATTGCCACTTACGGTCAACCACAAATTGAAGGCTTTGCTAGAGTATTTACCGGCTGGACATTTGGCGCGAGCGCCCGCTGGAACCGACCTAGCCGTAACTATACGATTCCGATGGAAGCCTACCCCGATTACCACTCGCAAAAAGACAAAACCTTATTAAGTGGAGAAGTCATCGCCGGCGGACAAAGCCCAGAAGACGATATGCAAGCGGCGTTAGATAATTTATTTAACCACCCTAACGTGGGGCCATTTATTGGTAAACAGCTTATCCAACGTTTAATTACCTCTAACCCTACGCCGCAATACGTGGCGCGTGTAGCCAGTGTATTTAACAACAATGGCCATGGTGTTCGCGGTGATTTGGCGGCAGTAGTTCGCGCTATTTTGTTAGACGACGAAGCCCGCCAAAACTCAGGGGTAATAAGCTACTACGGTAAAGTGCGAGAGCCTTTATTACGCACTGTTCAATTTTGGCGTGAGTTAGATGCGGCTAGCCCTAGTGGTTGGTATTTCACTTGGTCGTTAAACGACAGCCATGGCCAAAGCCCTTTAGGTTCGCCATCGGTTTTTAACTTTTTTAGACCCGATTACCAGCCTGCTGATTTATTGGATTTGGACATCGTGGCACCAGAGTTACAAATTGCCAACGATGCCGCGTTAATTGGTCAGTTTAATAATCAATACGGTAATTTTCTATGGAATATTAAAGAAGAAGTGTCTGATCCTAGTGACAATCGTATTTTGTTAAGTATGCAGGCGCACGCTAACATTCTTGAGTTACAAGGTTTAGAAGCCTTGCTCGATTACTACAATACTGTGTTTTATAGCGGGGCGATGAGTACTTCTCAACGACAAACGTTGCGCGAAGTACAAGATATATGGTCGTCATGGGGGATTAATCATCAAGTCGCATTTTTGTTATTTACCGTGTCGGTTTCTCCCGACTATGTTATTCAGCTTTAG
- a CDS encoding aminotransferase-like domain-containing protein translates to MMTIWNKLNKEGNKAAQIVEQLRELVASSSLLPGEKLPPQRHLAEWLEVTVGTISRAYTQAEQQGIIESRTGSGSYVKKMPDYQQQWGSLKGDNQNIGLWQNTAFTQARAQHLSQLLQGYSQAGEQLDDLLDNDFSQNIISQRQAMCSWTNQQGFHFKPEQLFFSYGAQHGLHLCLIAMDLVGERVLCESLCYPGLITLAKQLKIELKGLKLDQQGICPIDLLHHIEKFHPKALYLTPTLQNPTTAIMSEQRRLEIIEICQQHQVIIIEDDVCGLLPDQRPRSMVEIAPEQVIYLNSFSKGAFKGLRFAYLHAPKHLNDALNSAIRGSVWNISPLLVDIAIQWIQAGHADQALIEQRRRVNQRAQLLHHHMAGLDYTYQPGGLHCWLKLPSGWRCAQFVEAARQQGVEVASAEHFVVDNQASPNAVRLSLGQAESNLLLDEALAKLAILLNCGPSIPTQII, encoded by the coding sequence ATGATGACAATTTGGAACAAGTTGAATAAAGAAGGAAATAAAGCCGCTCAAATTGTTGAGCAGCTAAGAGAGTTAGTCGCCAGTAGCTCTCTGCTACCCGGAGAAAAACTGCCTCCTCAACGGCATTTAGCCGAGTGGCTTGAAGTCACCGTGGGCACCATAAGCCGAGCTTATACCCAAGCCGAGCAGCAAGGCATAATTGAATCTAGAACCGGTAGCGGAAGCTATGTAAAAAAAATGCCTGACTACCAACAGCAATGGGGAAGCCTAAAAGGGGATAACCAAAACATAGGCTTATGGCAAAATACGGCGTTTACCCAAGCTAGGGCTCAGCACTTAAGTCAGTTACTGCAAGGCTATAGCCAAGCAGGTGAACAGTTGGATGACTTGCTAGATAACGACTTCAGTCAAAACATCATCAGCCAACGCCAAGCGATGTGTAGTTGGACGAATCAACAAGGTTTTCACTTTAAGCCTGAACAGTTGTTTTTTTCCTATGGGGCACAACATGGCCTACACCTATGTTTAATTGCTATGGATTTAGTTGGTGAGCGCGTTCTTTGCGAATCTTTGTGTTACCCCGGTCTGATTACCTTGGCCAAACAGCTTAAGATTGAATTAAAGGGCCTGAAGCTAGACCAACAGGGGATCTGCCCAATCGACCTGTTGCATCATATTGAAAAGTTTCACCCCAAAGCCCTCTACCTCACCCCGACTTTGCAAAACCCCACTACCGCAATTATGTCTGAGCAGCGGCGCCTAGAAATTATCGAGATTTGTCAGCAACACCAAGTGATCATTATTGAGGATGACGTATGTGGTTTACTGCCAGATCAGCGCCCCAGGTCAATGGTTGAGATTGCTCCCGAGCAAGTCATCTATCTAAATAGTTTTTCTAAAGGAGCATTTAAGGGCTTACGTTTTGCTTATCTACACGCGCCAAAACACCTAAATGATGCACTTAACAGCGCGATTCGAGGAAGTGTGTGGAATATTAGCCCCTTGTTGGTTGATATCGCCATTCAGTGGATCCAAGCAGGCCATGCCGATCAAGCACTCATCGAGCAGCGCCGCAGGGTGAACCAGCGGGCCCAGTTGCTTCATCATCATATGGCGGGCTTAGATTACACCTACCAACCAGGCGGCTTACACTGTTGGTTGAAGCTCCCCTCTGGGTGGCGTTGCGCCCAATTTGTAGAAGCGGCTAGGCAACAAGGCGTAGAAGTGGCCTCGGCTGAACACTTTGTGGTTGATAACCAAGCGAGCCCTAACGCTGTTCGTTTGTCATTAGGCCAGGCGGAATCAAACCTTTTACTAGATGAAGCCTTAGCTAAACTGGCCATATTACTAAACTGCGGCCCCAGCATCCCCACACAAATCATCTAA
- a CDS encoding phosphotransferase family protein, with product MPSFALPEPVLSYLELHLGPLLKADRLSGGHQHSWLLKTQTELLVLRLNQHQPCYGLDYQREREVLQQLNLVPWAIKLHPLSNSSHFLLYYYQQGEVVSHNQWRQPVLWQQLLMILQQLPKAGKGLPHFDMLGYLTHYVCDVTNAQAQGWRQRALRWIEQQNWPSATAFNHHDLHLENLLVTPQQKLLVLDWEYAATSMLGWDAASVSVRCPVNIEQRQQLLKLSDLGLEQFALLEKGVTLLDLAWYWQYQAEQPLLMPRSLAWLESIKV from the coding sequence GTGCCGAGTTTTGCATTACCCGAACCAGTCTTAAGTTACCTAGAGTTACACCTTGGACCATTACTGAAAGCCGACCGTTTAAGCGGTGGCCATCAGCATTCTTGGTTACTTAAAACGCAAACCGAACTGTTAGTATTGCGTCTAAATCAGCATCAGCCTTGTTATGGCTTGGATTATCAACGCGAAAGAGAAGTATTACAACAGCTTAACTTAGTTCCTTGGGCGATCAAGTTACACCCATTGAGTAATAGTAGTCATTTTTTACTGTATTATTATCAACAAGGCGAGGTAGTGAGCCATAATCAATGGCGACAACCAGTGCTTTGGCAGCAGCTATTAATGATACTTCAGCAATTACCAAAAGCCGGTAAGGGCTTGCCACATTTTGATATGCTTGGTTACCTAACACATTACGTTTGTGATGTGACAAACGCTCAAGCACAAGGCTGGCGACAGCGGGCCTTACGTTGGATAGAACAGCAAAATTGGCCAAGCGCTACGGCCTTTAATCATCATGACTTACACCTTGAAAATTTGCTCGTTACGCCTCAGCAAAAACTGTTGGTATTAGATTGGGAGTATGCGGCTACCTCTATGCTTGGCTGGGATGCAGCCAGCGTGTCGGTGCGCTGTCCGGTGAACATTGAGCAGCGCCAGCAATTGCTCAAGCTATCCGACCTAGGTCTTGAACAATTTGCATTATTAGAAAAAGGTGTGACATTGTTAGACTTGGCCTGGTATTGGCAATATCAGGCTGAACAGCCACTATTGATGCCGCGTTCTTTGGCTTGGTTAGAAAGTATCAAGGTATAG
- a CDS encoding LysE family translocator, protein MDIALFSSMIIFAVVMAGTPGPNNMLLTFSGANFGFKRTLPQMAGIPVGIASMILLMALGLNWVFQHYPLLQWGLKILGSAYLLYLAYRILGQSTLAKQSMAKPLSFLESLGFQYLNPKAWMMTSSAVASFAIPGEHYWPSIAGLVLSFFLVNPVTATVWVSFGKFIARWLSSPVARQNFNITMSCLTAGCVLLLWL, encoded by the coding sequence ATGGATATTGCTTTGTTTTCATCAATGATTATATTTGCAGTGGTTATGGCTGGAACGCCGGGGCCAAATAATATGCTACTGACTTTTTCTGGCGCCAATTTTGGCTTTAAGCGCACTTTGCCGCAAATGGCAGGAATTCCGGTTGGCATTGCTTCGATGATCTTGCTGATGGCTTTAGGTTTAAACTGGGTATTTCAGCATTACCCGCTATTGCAGTGGGGGCTGAAAATTTTAGGTAGTGCTTATTTATTGTACTTGGCCTACCGTATATTAGGCCAATCTACATTGGCGAAGCAAAGCATGGCGAAACCTCTCAGCTTTTTAGAATCATTGGGCTTCCAGTATTTAAACCCCAAAGCATGGATGATGACTTCATCGGCAGTGGCTAGTTTTGCTATCCCCGGTGAACACTATTGGCCATCTATCGCAGGCTTGGTATTGTCATTTTTTCTCGTCAATCCGGTGACCGCGACGGTTTGGGTTAGTTTTGGTAAGTTTATCGCCCGCTGGTTAAGCTCTCCGGTCGCTAGGCAAAACTTTAACATAACTATGTCATGCCTCACCGCTGGTTGTGTGCTACTGCTATGGCTGTAA